The proteins below are encoded in one region of Danio rerio strain Tuebingen ecotype United States chromosome 12, GRCz12tu, whole genome shotgun sequence:
- the fbrs gene encoding autism susceptibility gene 2 protein homolog isoform X10 translates to MDGPSRSGGFRQSRRSRSQRDRERRRRRADLTEHRPSSPSSASDQELCRGDSLLRAGGGECRPGFPGTRHRPPRRRKRESVSCEEDIIDGFAIASFISLEALEMDCSLKPPERSGIMGRGSKRKRGLDENGGPLSEPEEGPPATYTNSWDQRRKIKSKLKRKGDAKISGNHMETGYICDTESESGDKASDNMEPAFIVFTSEAVNANSASAAAGNGCPLLPSNSSVPLLSVTPRVSGLERSQERSMEQPYPEPISTSSSLPSLAAHSTASVSNLLPEQRNGNGGPHHRHNASSPQHKHKNFLPFHLKSQSMYPMGNNNRSSTSGKPPASSSSSSSIRPPTPATSVSLGRGPGGVGTVRPSSRPSPGAVFTPSPSLPPPPPLMQVSPHPSTDQDLILTESNGASASGGPSVSNSNSGTSSRSSQAQTSIPTMAYQFHHHNHQHQHTHTHQHFLHPTAAPPPQLFEKYPGKIDGLFRHPFFPQYPPSVPGIQPVLPSTGPFSSLHGAFQPKGAAPEMTSGLGVVPPHLQPKARLTDSFAPPPKVSNKPGKWCAMHVRVAWMILRHQEKVKLMHADPQKLDLRNELLPRLPGPGIGGLGGLGPLGGPLGPAHDLTRPGGLFAATAASVFGHKTEPSASAVGGLGNPHDPWNRLHVPPASFPSGSSWAKGPEKREDRGKEVERRELTHIKDEKDRDSILYGRQPVRMSPGVPSLKHRSSTPSSHINGLGSLTGSGVQSDGQSRERERERERESDKRHHSASRPPASASSTAPDRPRSSTSSILTTSPSNVPLATSPLDLFHRQPSHTLGTESSHSSQRENNGPASSSSSSSLPVKKPDRTTTPVSKPALGLASGLLVAQVKVKEERKEEPEPVPISYTHPAVPSHNFERPSSRHPHHPSTPSSTLSLTPTPGVPLPPPTPHPPHHPLSLLDRSRAMDYGTAGLVLGAATDRFAPHPHGPPQGHSQPTPSFPWETWRDLAIHQQQQQQRRELLTLRSDPHLALRSEPHYRLQRYFDAERAVVAAAVANSPHHPPVPTSTSAASASVGRPDFGLISHQFEDERAHMLRDDRVRYFGMHPHLAAPHLSSPSHAAHLEQLHAGLLSHSHLHPAGAAAQASHHPDFYSRLGHLHSHPHVPNGILTKTPNLVGALSIGAPPRLIPSVNRSATPPRGPRLGGAGELTLFATHKDSESR, encoded by the exons ATGGACGGTCCTAGTCGGAGCGGAGGCTTCAGGCAGAGCCGTCGCTCCCGATCGCAGCGTGACCGAGAGCGGCGACGGAGGAGAGCGGACCTCACTGAGCACAGGCCCTCGTCGCCATCCTCGGCCTCGGACCAGGAACTTTGCCGAGGAGACTCTCTGCTCCGTGCCGGCGGAGGAGAATGTAGACCCGGCTTCCCCGGGACCAGACACCGGCCTCCGCGGCGGAGGAAGAGAGAGTCGGTGTCTTGCGAGGAGGACATCATTGATGGATTCGCCATAGCCAGCTTCATAAGCCTGGAGGCCTTGGAG ATGGACTGTTCCCTCAAGCCTCCAGAGCGATCTGGCATAATGGGAAGAGGAAGTAAAAGGAAGAGGGGCCTAGATGAAAATGGAGGGCCTCTGTCAGAGCCGGAGGAAGGACCTCCTGCTACGTACACCAACAGCTGGGATCAGCGCAGGAAGATTAAGTCAAAACTGAAGAGAAAGGGAGATGCTAAG ATATCTGGGAATCACATGGAGACAGGATATATT TGTGATACAGAAAGTGAATCAGGGGATAAg GCTTCTGACAATATGGAGCCAGCATTCATCGTCTTCACTAGTGAAG CAGTTAACGCCAACTCTGCAAGTGCTGCTGCAGGCAATGGTTGCCCTCTCTTGCCCTCAAACAGCTCAGTACCCCTCCTTTCCGTCACACCTCGGGTCTCTGGCCTGGAGAGGAGTCAGGAGAGGAGTATGGAGCAGCCTTACCCCGAGCCCATCTCTACCTCATCCTCTCTTCCTAGCCTTGCAGCCCATTCCACAGCCTCTGTCTCCAATTTACTTCCTGAGCAGCGCAATGGAAATGGTGGACCCCATCACCGCCATAATGCTAGTTCACCACAGCACAAACACAAGAATTTCCTCCCTTTCCACTTAAAGTCACAATCGATGTACCCAATGGGCAACAACAACAG GAGCAGTACCTCAGGCAAGCCTCCAGCCTCATCATCCTCTTCATCATCGATCAGACCACCTACCCCTGCTACAAGTGTGTCTCTAGGTCGGGGCCCAGGAGGTGTTGGAACAGTAAGACCTTCTTCTCGACCTAGTCCTGGTGCTGTTTTCACACCGTCTCCCAGCCTTCCTCCACCACCTCCTCTCATGCAAGTGTCACCCCACCCTTCAACAG ATCAGGATCTGATCCTGACAGAATCAAATGGTGCCTCTGCATCTGGAGGGCCGTCTGTGTCGAACTCAAACTCTGGGACATCCAGCAGATCCTCGCAGGCCCAGACATCCATCCCTACAATGGCCTACCAGTTCCATCACCACAATCACCAGCACCAGCACACTCATACTCACCAACACTTCCTACATCCTACAGCTGCACCACCACCACAACTG tttgaaaAGTATCCAGGCAAGATAGATGGTCTGTTTCGACACCCA TTTTTTCCTCAGTACCCACCATCTGTGCCTGGAATACAGCCCGTTCTTCCGTCCACAGGACCTTTCAGTTCATTGCATGGAGCTTTTCAGCCCAAG GGAGCTGCTCCTGAGATGACTTCAGGTTTGGGAGTTGTACCGCCCCATCTGCAACCTAAAGCTAGG CTAACAGATTCATTTGCACCACCACCAAAAGTCAGTAAT AAACCTGGAAAATGGTGTGCTATGCATGTTCGTGTGGCTTGGATGATTCTAAGGCATCaagaaaaagtcaag CTTATGCACGCTGACCCACAAAAGCTGGACTTGCGTAATGAACTATTGCCACGACTACCTGGCCCTGGTATTGGTGGACTAGGAGGTCTCGGACCACTTGGTGGTCCCCTTGGCCCAGCTCATGATCTTACAAGACCAGGAGGCCTGTTTGCAGCCACTG CTGCCAGTGTTTTTGGGCATAAGACTGAGCCCTCTGCAAGTGCTGTTGGTGGACTGGGCAACCCTCATGATCCATGGAATCGTCTGCATGTTCCTCCTGCCTCTTTTCCTTCTGGATCATCTTGGGCCAAAGGCCCTGAGAAAAGAGAAGATAGAGGGAAGGAAGTTGAGAGAAGAGAACTGACTCATATAAAGGATGAAAAGGACAG AGACAGCATCTTGTATGGACGCCAACCAGTGCGAATGTCACCTGGTGTCCCATCCCTCAAGCACCGCAGCAGCACCCCAAGTTCACATATAAATGGCTTAGGATCACTAACCGGAAGTGGGGTTCAGTCTGATGGTCAAAGCAGAGAGCGAGAACGGGAACGCGAAAGAGAGTCCGACAAGAGACACCATTCTGCATCCAGGCCTCCAGCGTCTGCTTCCTCCACAGCTCCAGACAGGCCTCGGTCTTCAACATCATCTATCCTCACAACTTCACCTTCTAATGTTCCTTTAGCCACCTCTCCTCTGGATCTGTTTCACCGACAGCCATCACACACACTCGGCACAGAATCCAGCCACTCTTCTCAAAGAGAGAACAACGGTCCAGCCTCTTCTTCCTCTTCTAGTTCACTTCCTGTCAAGAAACCTGATCGGACCACAACTCCAGTATCCAAACCTGCACTTGGTCTTGCCTCTGGGTTGCTTGTAGCCCAAGTCAAGGTCAAAGAAGAACGAAAAGAGGAGCCTGAGCCAGTGCCCATCTCTTACACACATCCTGCTGTACCTTCACATAACTTTGAAAGGCCCAGTAGTCGGCACCCACACCACCCATCCACCCCTTCTTCAACCCTTTCTTTGACACCTACACCTGGCGTGCCTCTTCCTCCTCCAACTCCACACCCTCCCCATCATCCTCTATCTCTTTTAGATCGTTCACGGGCTATGGACTATGGCACAGCTGGACTGGTATTAGGTGCTGCAACAGATCGCTTCGCGCCGCATCCACATGGTCCTCCACAAGGTCATTCCCAACCTACTCCCAGCTTTCCCTGGGAGACTTGGAGGGATCTGGCCAtccatcaacaacaacaacaacaacgcagAGAATTATTGACTCTGAGGTCTGATCCCCACCTTGCACTTCGCTCTGAACCACACTATAGACTACAGCGCTACTTTGATGCGGAAAGAGCTGTAGTAGCAGCAGCTGTGGCAAACAGCCCGCACCATCCACCAGTACCTACCTCTACATCCGCTGCTTCGGCTTCAGTGGGCAGGCCAGATTTTGGGTTGATTTCCCACCAGTTTGAAGATGAACGCGCTCATATGTTGCGGGATGATAGAGTACGGTATTTCGGGATGCACCCACACCTGGCCGCACCTCATCTTTCTAGCCCATCTCATGCTGCCCACCTAGAACAGCTTCATGCTGGGCTACTATCTCACTCTCATCTCCATCCTGCTGGAGCCGCCGCACAAGCATCTCATCACCCTGATTTCTACTCAAGACTTGGGCAtctgcattcacacccacacGTACCTAATGGCATTCTAACCAAGACCCCAAATCTAGTCGGGGCATTGTCAATTGGTGCACCACCTCGTCTCATTCCATCTGTGAACAGATCTGCTACCCCACCCCGTGGACCTAGACTTGGTGGGGCAGGAGAATTAACCCTTTTTGCCACACATAAAGACAGCGAGTCCAGATAG
- the fbrs gene encoding autism susceptibility gene 2 protein homolog isoform X8 gives MDGPSRSGGFRQSRRSRSQRDRERRRRRADLTEHRPSSPSSASDQELCRGDSLLRAGGGECRPGFPGTRHRPPRRRKRESVSCEEDIIDGFAIASFISLEALEMDCSLKPPERSGIMGRGSKRKRGLDENGGPLSEPEEGPPATYTNSWDQRRKIKSKLKRKGDAKISGNHMETGYICDTESESGDKASDNMEPAFIVFTSEAVNANSASAAAGNGCPLLPSNSSVPLLSVTPRVSGLERSQERSMEQPYPEPISTSSSLPSLAAHSTASVSNLLPEQRNGNGGPHHRHNASSPQHKHKNFLPFHLKSQSMYPMGNNNRSSTSGKPPASSSSSSSIRPPTPATSVSLGRGPGGVGTVRPSSRPSPGAVFTPSPSLPPPPPLMQVSPHPSTDQDLILTESNGASASGGPSVSNSNSGTSSRSSQAQTSIPTMAYQFHHHNHQHQHTHTHQHFLHPTAAPPPQLFEKYPGKIDGLFRHPFFPQYPPSVPGIQPVLPSTGPFSSLHGAFQPKGAAPEMTSGLGVVPPHLQPKARLTDSFAPPPKVSNKPGKWCAMHVRVAWMILRHQEKVKLMHADPQKLDLRNELLPRLPGPGIGGLGGLGPLGGPLGPAHDLTRPGGLFAATDPYVHSPHFSSLGALGSGAFGGLGSPTIAASVFGHKTEPSASAVGGLGNPHDPWNRLHVPPASFPSGSSWAKGPEKREDRGKEVERRELTHIKDEKDRDSILYGRQPVRMSPGVPSLKHRSSTPSSHINGLGSLTGSGVQSDGQSRERERERERESDKRHHSASRPPASASSTAPDRPRSSTSSILTTSPSNVPLATSPLDLFHRQPSHTLGTESSHSSQRENNGPASSSSSSSLPVKKPDRTTTPVSKPALGLASGLLVAQVKVKEERKEEPEPVPISYTHPAVPSHNFERPSSRHPHHPSTPSSTLSLTPTPGVPLPPPTPHPPHHPLSLLDRSRAMDYGTAGLVLGAATDRFAPHPHGPPQGHSQPTPSFPWETWRDLAIHQQQQQQRRELLTLRSDPHLALRSEPHYRLQRYFDAERAVVAAAVANSPHHPPVPTSTSAASASVGRPDFGLISHQFEDERAHMLRDDRVRYFGMHPHLAAPHLSSPSHAAHLEQLHAGLLSHSHLHPAGAAAQASHHPDFYSRLGHLHSHPHVPNGILTKTPNLVGALSIGAPPRLIPSVNRSATPPRGPRLGGAGELTLFATHKDSESR, from the exons ATGGACGGTCCTAGTCGGAGCGGAGGCTTCAGGCAGAGCCGTCGCTCCCGATCGCAGCGTGACCGAGAGCGGCGACGGAGGAGAGCGGACCTCACTGAGCACAGGCCCTCGTCGCCATCCTCGGCCTCGGACCAGGAACTTTGCCGAGGAGACTCTCTGCTCCGTGCCGGCGGAGGAGAATGTAGACCCGGCTTCCCCGGGACCAGACACCGGCCTCCGCGGCGGAGGAAGAGAGAGTCGGTGTCTTGCGAGGAGGACATCATTGATGGATTCGCCATAGCCAGCTTCATAAGCCTGGAGGCCTTGGAG ATGGACTGTTCCCTCAAGCCTCCAGAGCGATCTGGCATAATGGGAAGAGGAAGTAAAAGGAAGAGGGGCCTAGATGAAAATGGAGGGCCTCTGTCAGAGCCGGAGGAAGGACCTCCTGCTACGTACACCAACAGCTGGGATCAGCGCAGGAAGATTAAGTCAAAACTGAAGAGAAAGGGAGATGCTAAG ATATCTGGGAATCACATGGAGACAGGATATATT TGTGATACAGAAAGTGAATCAGGGGATAAg GCTTCTGACAATATGGAGCCAGCATTCATCGTCTTCACTAGTGAAG CAGTTAACGCCAACTCTGCAAGTGCTGCTGCAGGCAATGGTTGCCCTCTCTTGCCCTCAAACAGCTCAGTACCCCTCCTTTCCGTCACACCTCGGGTCTCTGGCCTGGAGAGGAGTCAGGAGAGGAGTATGGAGCAGCCTTACCCCGAGCCCATCTCTACCTCATCCTCTCTTCCTAGCCTTGCAGCCCATTCCACAGCCTCTGTCTCCAATTTACTTCCTGAGCAGCGCAATGGAAATGGTGGACCCCATCACCGCCATAATGCTAGTTCACCACAGCACAAACACAAGAATTTCCTCCCTTTCCACTTAAAGTCACAATCGATGTACCCAATGGGCAACAACAACAG GAGCAGTACCTCAGGCAAGCCTCCAGCCTCATCATCCTCTTCATCATCGATCAGACCACCTACCCCTGCTACAAGTGTGTCTCTAGGTCGGGGCCCAGGAGGTGTTGGAACAGTAAGACCTTCTTCTCGACCTAGTCCTGGTGCTGTTTTCACACCGTCTCCCAGCCTTCCTCCACCACCTCCTCTCATGCAAGTGTCACCCCACCCTTCAACAG ATCAGGATCTGATCCTGACAGAATCAAATGGTGCCTCTGCATCTGGAGGGCCGTCTGTGTCGAACTCAAACTCTGGGACATCCAGCAGATCCTCGCAGGCCCAGACATCCATCCCTACAATGGCCTACCAGTTCCATCACCACAATCACCAGCACCAGCACACTCATACTCACCAACACTTCCTACATCCTACAGCTGCACCACCACCACAACTG tttgaaaAGTATCCAGGCAAGATAGATGGTCTGTTTCGACACCCA TTTTTTCCTCAGTACCCACCATCTGTGCCTGGAATACAGCCCGTTCTTCCGTCCACAGGACCTTTCAGTTCATTGCATGGAGCTTTTCAGCCCAAG GGAGCTGCTCCTGAGATGACTTCAGGTTTGGGAGTTGTACCGCCCCATCTGCAACCTAAAGCTAGG CTAACAGATTCATTTGCACCACCACCAAAAGTCAGTAAT AAACCTGGAAAATGGTGTGCTATGCATGTTCGTGTGGCTTGGATGATTCTAAGGCATCaagaaaaagtcaag CTTATGCACGCTGACCCACAAAAGCTGGACTTGCGTAATGAACTATTGCCACGACTACCTGGCCCTGGTATTGGTGGACTAGGAGGTCTCGGACCACTTGGTGGTCCCCTTGGCCCAGCTCATGATCTTACAAGACCAGGAGGCCTGTTTGCAGCCACTG ACCCATATGTTCATTCACCCCACTTCTCCTCTCTGGGAGCCCTGGGTTCTGGTGCCTTTGGAGGCCTAGGCAGCCCCACGATAG CTGCCAGTGTTTTTGGGCATAAGACTGAGCCCTCTGCAAGTGCTGTTGGTGGACTGGGCAACCCTCATGATCCATGGAATCGTCTGCATGTTCCTCCTGCCTCTTTTCCTTCTGGATCATCTTGGGCCAAAGGCCCTGAGAAAAGAGAAGATAGAGGGAAGGAAGTTGAGAGAAGAGAACTGACTCATATAAAGGATGAAAAGGACAG AGACAGCATCTTGTATGGACGCCAACCAGTGCGAATGTCACCTGGTGTCCCATCCCTCAAGCACCGCAGCAGCACCCCAAGTTCACATATAAATGGCTTAGGATCACTAACCGGAAGTGGGGTTCAGTCTGATGGTCAAAGCAGAGAGCGAGAACGGGAACGCGAAAGAGAGTCCGACAAGAGACACCATTCTGCATCCAGGCCTCCAGCGTCTGCTTCCTCCACAGCTCCAGACAGGCCTCGGTCTTCAACATCATCTATCCTCACAACTTCACCTTCTAATGTTCCTTTAGCCACCTCTCCTCTGGATCTGTTTCACCGACAGCCATCACACACACTCGGCACAGAATCCAGCCACTCTTCTCAAAGAGAGAACAACGGTCCAGCCTCTTCTTCCTCTTCTAGTTCACTTCCTGTCAAGAAACCTGATCGGACCACAACTCCAGTATCCAAACCTGCACTTGGTCTTGCCTCTGGGTTGCTTGTAGCCCAAGTCAAGGTCAAAGAAGAACGAAAAGAGGAGCCTGAGCCAGTGCCCATCTCTTACACACATCCTGCTGTACCTTCACATAACTTTGAAAGGCCCAGTAGTCGGCACCCACACCACCCATCCACCCCTTCTTCAACCCTTTCTTTGACACCTACACCTGGCGTGCCTCTTCCTCCTCCAACTCCACACCCTCCCCATCATCCTCTATCTCTTTTAGATCGTTCACGGGCTATGGACTATGGCACAGCTGGACTGGTATTAGGTGCTGCAACAGATCGCTTCGCGCCGCATCCACATGGTCCTCCACAAGGTCATTCCCAACCTACTCCCAGCTTTCCCTGGGAGACTTGGAGGGATCTGGCCAtccatcaacaacaacaacaacaacgcagAGAATTATTGACTCTGAGGTCTGATCCCCACCTTGCACTTCGCTCTGAACCACACTATAGACTACAGCGCTACTTTGATGCGGAAAGAGCTGTAGTAGCAGCAGCTGTGGCAAACAGCCCGCACCATCCACCAGTACCTACCTCTACATCCGCTGCTTCGGCTTCAGTGGGCAGGCCAGATTTTGGGTTGATTTCCCACCAGTTTGAAGATGAACGCGCTCATATGTTGCGGGATGATAGAGTACGGTATTTCGGGATGCACCCACACCTGGCCGCACCTCATCTTTCTAGCCCATCTCATGCTGCCCACCTAGAACAGCTTCATGCTGGGCTACTATCTCACTCTCATCTCCATCCTGCTGGAGCCGCCGCACAAGCATCTCATCACCCTGATTTCTACTCAAGACTTGGGCAtctgcattcacacccacacGTACCTAATGGCATTCTAACCAAGACCCCAAATCTAGTCGGGGCATTGTCAATTGGTGCACCACCTCGTCTCATTCCATCTGTGAACAGATCTGCTACCCCACCCCGTGGACCTAGACTTGGTGGGGCAGGAGAATTAACCCTTTTTGCCACACATAAAGACAGCGAGTCCAGATAG
- the fbrs gene encoding autism susceptibility gene 2 protein homolog isoform X4, whose translation MDGPSRSGGFRQSRRSRSQRDRERRRRRADLTEHRPSSPSSASDQELCRGDSLLRAGGGECRPGFPGTRHRPPRRRKRESVSCEEDIIDGFAIASFISLEALEMDCSLKPPERSGIMGRGSKRKRGLDENGGPLSEPEEGPPATYTNSWDQRRKIKSKLKRKGDAKISGNHMETGYICDTESESGDKASDNMEPAFIVFTSEAVNANSASAAAGNGCPLLPSNSSVPLLSVTPRVSGLERSQERSMEQPYPEPISTSSSLPSLAAHSTASVSNLLPEQRNGNGGPHHRHNASSPQHKHKNFLPFHLKSQSMYPMGNNNRSSTSGKPPASSSSSSSIRPPTPATSVSLGRGPGGVGTVRPSSRPSPGAVFTPSPSLPPPPPLMQVSPHPSTDQDLILTESNGASASGGPSVSNSNSGTSSRSSQAQTSIPTMAYQFHHHNHQHQHTHTHQHFLHPTAAPPPQLFEKYPGKIDGLFRHPFFPQYPPSVPGIQPVLPSTGPFSSLHGAFQPKLVALQGAAPEMTSGLGVVPPHLQPKARLTDSFAPPPKVSNKPGKWCAMHVRVAWMILRHQEKVKLMHADPQKLDLRNELLPRLPGPGIGGLGGLGPLGGPLGPAHDLTRPGGLFAATGGVNPSSTPFMPPSTPHSSFLTPAAHLDPYVHSPHFSSLGALGSGAFGGLGSPTIAASVFGHKTEPSASAVGGLGNPHDPWNRLHVPPASFPSGSSWAKGPEKREDRGKEVERRELTHIKDEKDRDSILYGRQPVRMSPGVPSLKHRSSTPSSHINGLGSLTGSGVQSDGQSRERERERERESDKRHHSASRPPASASSTAPDRPRSSTSSILTTSPSNVPLATSPLDLFHRQPSHTLGTESSHSSQRENNGPASSSSSSSLPVKKPDRTTTPVSKPALGLASGLLVAQVKVKEERKEEPEPVPISYTHPAVPSHNFERPSSRHPHHPSTPSSTLSLTPTPGVPLPPPTPHPPHHPLSLLDRSRAMDYGTAGLVLGAATDRFAPHPHGPPQGHSQPTPSFPWETWRDLAIHQQQQQQRRELLTLRSDPHLALRSEPHYRLQRYFDAERAVVAAAVANSPHHPPVPTSTSAASASVGRPDFGLISHQFEDERAHMLRDDRVRYFGMHPHLAAPHLSSPSHAAHLEQLHAGLLSHSHLHPAGAAAQASHHPDFYSRLGHLHSHPHVPNGILTKTPNLVGALSIGAPPRLIPSVNRSATPPRGPRLGGAGELTLFATHKDSESR comes from the exons ATGGACGGTCCTAGTCGGAGCGGAGGCTTCAGGCAGAGCCGTCGCTCCCGATCGCAGCGTGACCGAGAGCGGCGACGGAGGAGAGCGGACCTCACTGAGCACAGGCCCTCGTCGCCATCCTCGGCCTCGGACCAGGAACTTTGCCGAGGAGACTCTCTGCTCCGTGCCGGCGGAGGAGAATGTAGACCCGGCTTCCCCGGGACCAGACACCGGCCTCCGCGGCGGAGGAAGAGAGAGTCGGTGTCTTGCGAGGAGGACATCATTGATGGATTCGCCATAGCCAGCTTCATAAGCCTGGAGGCCTTGGAG ATGGACTGTTCCCTCAAGCCTCCAGAGCGATCTGGCATAATGGGAAGAGGAAGTAAAAGGAAGAGGGGCCTAGATGAAAATGGAGGGCCTCTGTCAGAGCCGGAGGAAGGACCTCCTGCTACGTACACCAACAGCTGGGATCAGCGCAGGAAGATTAAGTCAAAACTGAAGAGAAAGGGAGATGCTAAG ATATCTGGGAATCACATGGAGACAGGATATATT TGTGATACAGAAAGTGAATCAGGGGATAAg GCTTCTGACAATATGGAGCCAGCATTCATCGTCTTCACTAGTGAAG CAGTTAACGCCAACTCTGCAAGTGCTGCTGCAGGCAATGGTTGCCCTCTCTTGCCCTCAAACAGCTCAGTACCCCTCCTTTCCGTCACACCTCGGGTCTCTGGCCTGGAGAGGAGTCAGGAGAGGAGTATGGAGCAGCCTTACCCCGAGCCCATCTCTACCTCATCCTCTCTTCCTAGCCTTGCAGCCCATTCCACAGCCTCTGTCTCCAATTTACTTCCTGAGCAGCGCAATGGAAATGGTGGACCCCATCACCGCCATAATGCTAGTTCACCACAGCACAAACACAAGAATTTCCTCCCTTTCCACTTAAAGTCACAATCGATGTACCCAATGGGCAACAACAACAG GAGCAGTACCTCAGGCAAGCCTCCAGCCTCATCATCCTCTTCATCATCGATCAGACCACCTACCCCTGCTACAAGTGTGTCTCTAGGTCGGGGCCCAGGAGGTGTTGGAACAGTAAGACCTTCTTCTCGACCTAGTCCTGGTGCTGTTTTCACACCGTCTCCCAGCCTTCCTCCACCACCTCCTCTCATGCAAGTGTCACCCCACCCTTCAACAG ATCAGGATCTGATCCTGACAGAATCAAATGGTGCCTCTGCATCTGGAGGGCCGTCTGTGTCGAACTCAAACTCTGGGACATCCAGCAGATCCTCGCAGGCCCAGACATCCATCCCTACAATGGCCTACCAGTTCCATCACCACAATCACCAGCACCAGCACACTCATACTCACCAACACTTCCTACATCCTACAGCTGCACCACCACCACAACTG tttgaaaAGTATCCAGGCAAGATAGATGGTCTGTTTCGACACCCA TTTTTTCCTCAGTACCCACCATCTGTGCCTGGAATACAGCCCGTTCTTCCGTCCACAGGACCTTTCAGTTCATTGCATGGAGCTTTTCAGCCCAAG CTTGTTGCCCTTCAGGGAGCTGCTCCTGAGATGACTTCAGGTTTGGGAGTTGTACCGCCCCATCTGCAACCTAAAGCTAGG CTAACAGATTCATTTGCACCACCACCAAAAGTCAGTAAT AAACCTGGAAAATGGTGTGCTATGCATGTTCGTGTGGCTTGGATGATTCTAAGGCATCaagaaaaagtcaag CTTATGCACGCTGACCCACAAAAGCTGGACTTGCGTAATGAACTATTGCCACGACTACCTGGCCCTGGTATTGGTGGACTAGGAGGTCTCGGACCACTTGGTGGTCCCCTTGGCCCAGCTCATGATCTTACAAGACCAGGAGGCCTGTTTGCAGCCACTG GTGGAGTCAATCCGTCCTCCACACCATTCATGCCTCCATCAACGCCCCACTCTTCTTTCCTCACCCCAGCAGCACATCTGG ACCCATATGTTCATTCACCCCACTTCTCCTCTCTGGGAGCCCTGGGTTCTGGTGCCTTTGGAGGCCTAGGCAGCCCCACGATAG CTGCCAGTGTTTTTGGGCATAAGACTGAGCCCTCTGCAAGTGCTGTTGGTGGACTGGGCAACCCTCATGATCCATGGAATCGTCTGCATGTTCCTCCTGCCTCTTTTCCTTCTGGATCATCTTGGGCCAAAGGCCCTGAGAAAAGAGAAGATAGAGGGAAGGAAGTTGAGAGAAGAGAACTGACTCATATAAAGGATGAAAAGGACAG AGACAGCATCTTGTATGGACGCCAACCAGTGCGAATGTCACCTGGTGTCCCATCCCTCAAGCACCGCAGCAGCACCCCAAGTTCACATATAAATGGCTTAGGATCACTAACCGGAAGTGGGGTTCAGTCTGATGGTCAAAGCAGAGAGCGAGAACGGGAACGCGAAAGAGAGTCCGACAAGAGACACCATTCTGCATCCAGGCCTCCAGCGTCTGCTTCCTCCACAGCTCCAGACAGGCCTCGGTCTTCAACATCATCTATCCTCACAACTTCACCTTCTAATGTTCCTTTAGCCACCTCTCCTCTGGATCTGTTTCACCGACAGCCATCACACACACTCGGCACAGAATCCAGCCACTCTTCTCAAAGAGAGAACAACGGTCCAGCCTCTTCTTCCTCTTCTAGTTCACTTCCTGTCAAGAAACCTGATCGGACCACAACTCCAGTATCCAAACCTGCACTTGGTCTTGCCTCTGGGTTGCTTGTAGCCCAAGTCAAGGTCAAAGAAGAACGAAAAGAGGAGCCTGAGCCAGTGCCCATCTCTTACACACATCCTGCTGTACCTTCACATAACTTTGAAAGGCCCAGTAGTCGGCACCCACACCACCCATCCACCCCTTCTTCAACCCTTTCTTTGACACCTACACCTGGCGTGCCTCTTCCTCCTCCAACTCCACACCCTCCCCATCATCCTCTATCTCTTTTAGATCGTTCACGGGCTATGGACTATGGCACAGCTGGACTGGTATTAGGTGCTGCAACAGATCGCTTCGCGCCGCATCCACATGGTCCTCCACAAGGTCATTCCCAACCTACTCCCAGCTTTCCCTGGGAGACTTGGAGGGATCTGGCCAtccatcaacaacaacaacaacaacgcagAGAATTATTGACTCTGAGGTCTGATCCCCACCTTGCACTTCGCTCTGAACCACACTATAGACTACAGCGCTACTTTGATGCGGAAAGAGCTGTAGTAGCAGCAGCTGTGGCAAACAGCCCGCACCATCCACCAGTACCTACCTCTACATCCGCTGCTTCGGCTTCAGTGGGCAGGCCAGATTTTGGGTTGATTTCCCACCAGTTTGAAGATGAACGCGCTCATATGTTGCGGGATGATAGAGTACGGTATTTCGGGATGCACCCACACCTGGCCGCACCTCATCTTTCTAGCCCATCTCATGCTGCCCACCTAGAACAGCTTCATGCTGGGCTACTATCTCACTCTCATCTCCATCCTGCTGGAGCCGCCGCACAAGCATCTCATCACCCTGATTTCTACTCAAGACTTGGGCAtctgcattcacacccacacGTACCTAATGGCATTCTAACCAAGACCCCAAATCTAGTCGGGGCATTGTCAATTGGTGCACCACCTCGTCTCATTCCATCTGTGAACAGATCTGCTACCCCACCCCGTGGACCTAGACTTGGTGGGGCAGGAGAATTAACCCTTTTTGCCACACATAAAGACAGCGAGTCCAGATAG